One stretch of Pectobacterium brasiliense DNA includes these proteins:
- a CDS encoding methyl-accepting chemotaxis protein: MSVQKEKLSYINNIRLVSLFITLFSIILILFALSIGTASYFLKQSNDSLDKANELSDIRAGISSSLDQLRVARLLLIQAGAANRISDHDVFKSASDQAAGRVRASQKRLDEYIARPDKLESENALDDEILKAYANYRDNAILAMQKATNDGEFEDTITLESTLARQLDEAFSVPVRKKVNELTKAAQAINQRAEQNAQLGYWMMAGSFALSVIMALMAYIMVRNVILAPINRLVERIQKIAAGDLTLPPMAVGRNEIGILGANIQNMQAELTDTVTIVREGADSIYQGSSEITAGNVDLSSRTEQQAAALEETAASMEQLTATVKQNSDNAHHASQLAKNASEKAEKGGQIVKNVVDTMQDISTSSRRISEITSVINSIAFQTNILALNAAVEAARAGEQGRGFAVVAGEVRSLAQRSAQAAKEIEGLIGESSRLVDTGSGLVSQAGTTMGEIVRAVVSVTDIMGEIASASDEQSRGIGQVSQAVSEMDSATQQNAALVQEASAAAVSLEEQAARLTQAVAVFKLAGVAQRLKSSLPKAAPQPRLAPAMALAGASSKGSDSQNWETF; this comes from the coding sequence ATGTCTGTTCAAAAAGAGAAGTTGAGTTACATCAACAATATACGTCTCGTTTCGTTATTTATTACTCTTTTTTCAATTATCCTGATTTTATTTGCGCTTTCTATTGGCACAGCGAGCTATTTCTTAAAACAAAGTAATGATTCATTGGATAAGGCTAATGAATTGTCTGATATCCGCGCTGGTATTAGCAGCAGTCTCGATCAATTGCGCGTTGCCAGATTGCTGCTTATTCAGGCGGGGGCGGCAAACCGTATTAGCGATCACGACGTCTTTAAATCCGCTTCAGACCAGGCTGCTGGTCGAGTCAGAGCCTCACAGAAGCGTCTGGATGAATATATCGCGCGTCCAGACAAGCTGGAGAGCGAAAACGCGCTGGATGACGAGATTCTTAAGGCGTATGCCAACTACCGTGATAACGCGATTCTGGCTATGCAGAAAGCGACAAACGACGGGGAATTTGAAGATACGATCACGCTGGAAAGTACGCTGGCCCGTCAGTTAGATGAAGCGTTCAGTGTTCCAGTACGCAAGAAAGTGAATGAACTCACGAAAGCTGCGCAGGCTATCAATCAGCGGGCGGAGCAGAACGCCCAACTGGGATACTGGATGATGGCGGGCTCGTTTGCGTTGTCCGTCATTATGGCATTGATGGCGTACATCATGGTACGCAATGTGATCCTTGCGCCAATCAATAGACTGGTTGAACGTATCCAGAAAATTGCAGCAGGTGACCTGACATTGCCGCCGATGGCGGTGGGACGTAATGAAATCGGCATTCTGGGAGCGAATATCCAGAACATGCAGGCGGAGCTGACGGATACGGTGACGATCGTGCGTGAAGGCGCAGATTCGATCTATCAAGGGTCGTCAGAAATTACGGCGGGTAACGTCGATCTCTCTTCGCGTACCGAGCAGCAGGCGGCCGCGCTGGAGGAAACCGCCGCGAGCATGGAACAACTGACAGCGACGGTGAAACAGAACTCTGACAATGCCCATCACGCCAGCCAATTGGCGAAAAATGCTTCTGAAAAAGCGGAGAAGGGCGGGCAGATTGTGAAGAACGTGGTGGATACCATGCAGGATATTTCTACCAGTTCACGTCGTATTTCCGAAATCACGTCGGTCATTAATAGCATCGCTTTCCAGACCAACATTCTGGCGCTGAATGCGGCGGTAGAAGCCGCGCGAGCGGGTGAGCAAGGGCGTGGTTTTGCCGTGGTGGCGGGTGAAGTCCGTAGTCTGGCACAGCGCAGCGCACAGGCCGCGAAAGAGATTGAAGGGCTGATTGGCGAATCGAGCAGGCTGGTGGATACAGGATCGGGGCTCGTGTCTCAGGCGGGTACAACCATGGGCGAGATTGTCCGCGCGGTTGTCAGCGTGACCGACATCATGGGAGAAATTGCCTCGGCTTCTGACGAACAGAGCCGTGGCATCGGGCAGGTGAGTCAGGCCGTGTCTGAAATGGATAGCGCGACGCAGCAGAATGCGGCGCTGGTACAGGAAGCCTCGGCGGCGGCCGTTTCGCTTGAAGAACAGGCTGCACGTCTAACGCAGGCTGTCGCGGTATTCAAGCTGGCTGGCGTGGCTCAGAGACTGAAGTCGTCCTTA
- a CDS encoding zinc-binding alcohol dehydrogenase family protein, with product MTAHAIAVDPQQPENFIAITQDIPEPGEYDLLVGVKAISVNPVDTKVHAGLRQNGLQQPRILGWDASGVVLKIGSAVNNIQVGDEVWYAGDITRPGSNTTHQLIDSRIVARKPVSLDWAAAAALPLTALTAWEGLFEHLKIQQADSNKTLLIIGGAGGVGSLAISLAALRSSVNIIATASQPDSAEWCRQRGAHKVVDYRNLVESLEKEGIKQVDYIFCLNDTDGHWDAISKLIAPMGHICTIVENKNPLDQTALKLKSAALHWELMFTRSMFTTPDIAEQGNILHEVAQLVDAGKLQGTASEALQGLTVDTLKQAHGKVLEGHMRGKIVIAL from the coding sequence ATGACCGCTCATGCGATAGCCGTTGATCCACAACAGCCAGAAAATTTCATTGCCATCACGCAGGATATTCCCGAGCCCGGTGAATACGATCTGTTGGTCGGCGTAAAAGCCATTTCCGTCAATCCCGTGGATACCAAAGTTCATGCTGGGTTACGTCAGAATGGATTACAGCAGCCCCGAATTCTCGGCTGGGATGCCAGCGGCGTCGTGCTGAAAATCGGCAGCGCGGTTAACAACATTCAAGTAGGCGATGAAGTCTGGTACGCCGGCGATATCACCCGCCCCGGCAGCAACACCACCCATCAGTTAATTGATTCACGTATCGTAGCGCGCAAGCCAGTGTCCCTGGACTGGGCAGCGGCGGCCGCACTGCCGCTCACGGCACTGACCGCCTGGGAAGGCTTATTCGAGCATTTGAAAATACAGCAGGCCGACAGCAACAAAACGCTGTTGATTATCGGCGGCGCAGGCGGCGTAGGGTCTCTCGCGATTTCTCTGGCAGCATTGCGCAGTTCAGTGAACATCATCGCCACCGCGTCACAGCCTGACTCGGCAGAGTGGTGCCGCCAGCGCGGTGCCCATAAGGTCGTGGATTACCGTAATCTGGTCGAGTCTCTGGAAAAAGAAGGGATCAAACAGGTCGACTATATTTTCTGCCTGAACGACACGGACGGCCACTGGGATGCCATCAGCAAACTGATCGCGCCGATGGGACACATCTGCACCATAGTGGAAAACAAAAATCCGCTCGACCAAACGGCTCTGAAACTCAAAAGCGCGGCGCTGCACTGGGAACTCATGTTTACCCGCAGCATGTTCACCACGCCGGATATCGCGGAACAGGGGAATATTTTGCACGAAGTCGCACAGTTGGTTGATGCAGGAAAACTTCAGGGAACCGCCAGCGAAGCGCTGCAAGGGTTAACGGTAGACACGCTGAAGCAGGCTCACGGTAAAGTGCTGGAAGGGCATATGCGCGGCAAGATCGTTATCGCGCTGTAA
- a CDS encoding LysR family transcriptional regulator, producing the protein MFKQLQDMALFALVAECGSFTQAARKAGLAKSSLSLRISQLEQQIGLRLLNRTTRQLNLTFAGERYLIHCQEMLQASERADLAIQRLRDNPSGRLRITSPAGLGSTLLARLTAEFQQHFPAVSLDVLISDDVIDLVQEGFDVAFRTGKPHDSSLIGRSLGQTPRYLLASPDYLARHLALLHPQQLQQHRCIAHHAWTEWLLHRGSELYRWLLPDSHITDNLLYARECAIAGAGITLLPDFLCLDEAVSGKLVRVLPDWQVEANELYLVYPSRKLNSPALACFIDFVLQHRALDDYSTFLKKQ; encoded by the coding sequence ATGTTTAAGCAATTGCAGGATATGGCGCTGTTTGCGCTGGTGGCCGAGTGTGGCAGTTTTACACAGGCGGCGCGAAAAGCGGGGCTGGCAAAATCCAGCCTGAGCCTGCGCATTAGCCAGCTTGAACAGCAGATTGGCCTGCGGTTGCTGAACCGAACGACGCGCCAGCTCAATCTGACGTTTGCCGGTGAGCGCTACCTGATTCACTGTCAGGAGATGCTGCAAGCCAGCGAGCGTGCCGATCTCGCCATACAGCGCCTGCGTGATAATCCCAGCGGGCGACTGCGCATCACTAGCCCGGCAGGATTAGGTTCTACGCTGCTGGCGCGGCTCACCGCCGAGTTTCAGCAGCACTTTCCGGCGGTATCACTGGATGTGCTGATTTCAGACGATGTGATCGATCTGGTGCAGGAGGGCTTTGATGTCGCTTTTCGCACCGGTAAACCGCATGACTCTTCACTGATTGGGCGTTCGCTTGGGCAAACCCCGCGATACTTGCTGGCATCGCCTGACTACCTGGCGCGGCACTTGGCATTACTTCACCCACAACAGCTCCAGCAACACCGCTGTATCGCGCATCATGCCTGGACGGAGTGGCTACTGCATCGCGGTTCGGAACTCTATCGCTGGTTACTCCCCGATTCGCATATTACGGATAACCTGCTTTACGCCCGTGAGTGCGCGATTGCGGGGGCGGGGATTACGCTATTGCCGGATTTCCTCTGTCTGGATGAAGCGGTGTCTGGAAAACTGGTCAGGGTCTTGCCGGATTGGCAGGTGGAAGCCAACGAGCTTTATCTGGTCTACCCCAGCCGCAAGCTGAATTCGCCCGCATTGGCGTGTTTTATCGACTTTGTTTTACAGCATCGCGCGTTGGATGATTACTCAACATTTTTGAAAAAGCAGTAG